GCCACCGAAGGCGCAGAGGATAACCTTAAAAAGTCCAAAGAAGCAGGTCAATCAGTTGGGGATCAAGGAAAGGATCGTTTAACTGTGTTTGATACCACCATAAAATGGAGTGAATTTAATGAATTGAAAAGGTTCATGGCGTTATTGGACAGGGCGTTCAATGAGCTGGATTCAAGGGTGAATGCCTCATTTCTTTACAGGTTGTTGAAATACCAGGATATGTACAGAAGTTCTCATGAGGACAGATTTATTGAAGGACTCAAATTTCACTCTGCTATGACACGGGACATCAGGAGAAACATTGAAAGAAGGGATAATACAGGACGGGTAATAAATCAAGAGATTATTGATATCTTACGACCTCTTCATGAAGTTGGAACAGGGTTTAACAGCAGATTAATGAGTAAACTTAAGTTTCCAGTCTTCTGGACGCTTTATAAAAATAGAGGGGGTGGAAGATGAGTATGAAAGATGCGTTCAAAAATGCAGGTTATAAAGGTGGAGGCAGTCGCCATCATGATGACAGACAGCAGCAGGTAAGTGAATCTATTGATTTGCCGAATCTCTCTTTTAGAGATGACAAGGGATACAGGAAAAAAGAATTATTTACAGTGCATGCCCAGAAATATGCTGATGAGATGGCAAGGTTTCGAATGACACAGACTCAGTTAAGAAAATACTTCAATGAAGTCAAAGCACTGGAAGCACGTATAGAAGCGAATCCTGATTTCAAGGCAAATGAAGCATTGATAGGTCTTCTTAAGTCAAAGGTTGCATATGGACGGGCAAAGGAAACAGATAGAGAAAAACAAAAAGGATTTGAGGTGCTTCTGAAAATGGTTGAACAAGGCATTACATGGAGTACAAAAAAAGAGTACTTTAAAGATTTTGTCCTTTTCTTTGAATCAGTAATAGGGTTTTTCAGAGGCAAGGAAAGATAGGGGGAATAAAATGAATCTGAAAGGTTATAAAGTAATTTCTGGAATTATTGGCTGTGTAACAGGACTGAGGATTGGAGGAACATCCAATACCATTGAAATAGGCGGGCTTGACAACCCCGTAATCAAGAACCCTATAGACGATTGGCCGTATATACCAGGATCATCCTTCAAAGGGAAAATGCGGTCACTTTTAGAATGGGACTTGGGGGTTGTTTCTCCGAATGGTGATCCACATACCTGCAAAGATGCCAAATGTGTTATTTGCAGAATATTCGGTAACAGCGAAGAAGTCGAAAAGGGGCCAACACGAGGGATATTCCGGGACGCATTCTTGTCGGAAAGATCAAAAAAAGATTTACAAAGCATGCGTGAAACAAAGGGCCTTGTGTATGCTGAGATAAAATATGAAAATAGAATTAACAGGCTCAAAGGCAAAGCAGAACACCCCAGACCAATGGAGCGCGTTCCCGCTGGCACAGAGTTTTCATTCGAGATAGACTATAGAGTGTTTGATATCAATGATAATGGGAACGTTGATAACCAAAATTTCCAGTGGCTCCTTCATGGTCTCTGGCTTTTGGAGCAGGACGCACTCGGTAG
The nucleotide sequence above comes from Nitrospirota bacterium. Encoded proteins:
- the csm2 gene encoding type III-A CRISPR-associated protein Csm2 encodes the protein MKDAFKNAGYKGGGSRHHDDRQQQVSESIDLPNLSFRDDKGYRKKELFTVHAQKYADEMARFRMTQTQLRKYFNEVKALEARIEANPDFKANEALIGLLKSKVAYGRAKETDREKQKGFEVLLKMVEQGITWSTKKEYFKDFVLFFESVIGFFRGKER
- the csm3 gene encoding type III-A CRISPR-associated RAMP protein Csm3, translated to MNLKGYKVISGIIGCVTGLRIGGTSNTIEIGGLDNPVIKNPIDDWPYIPGSSFKGKMRSLLEWDLGVVSPNGDPHTCKDAKCVICRIFGNSEEVEKGPTRGIFRDAFLSERSKKDLQSMRETKGLVYAEIKYENRINRLKGKAEHPRPMERVPAGTEFSFEIDYRVFDINDNGNVDNQNFQWLLHGLWLLEQDALGSSGSRGYGQIKFGSYDKDNKFVPGRVLVDKHEEPIKDRYNEITGQTKRQ